The following proteins are encoded in a genomic region of Corythoichthys intestinalis isolate RoL2023-P3 chromosome 5, ASM3026506v1, whole genome shotgun sequence:
- the ca12 gene encoding carbonic anhydrase 12 isoform X1: protein MLTPVALLLHVALAYGVKWGYTSSDGESHWLKHFPYCSGPMQSPVDFKTDKLIFDSSLRPIVLENYDLTGQRALTLKNNGHTVQVLLPSGMTVSGLPQRYTATQLHIHWGSKTNPLGSEHTVNGKQYAAELHIVHYNSARYTNVSMAFDKSDGLAALAVLIEIGAHNPSFEKILPYFSQVKYKSNSHKIPAFDIRQMMPQRLDEYFRYDGSLTSPPCYQSVTWTVFKNPVSISQAQYNILTTTVFANKAGKTPNVPLVNIFRKTLPIDNRIVLVSFKHGVTTHKSVTCTLKRKAIIRQLLGGEVEEIIESGLLPLSVSKSLYKGYAQAELKAHNTGFTSALEKASKRLAMLKDIAQPTLAFGSLLQQKSLEIQQSTNPKSLSVSLAEAVLPKLNLKSFLSCKSDIALATVKYLLSGRPLRGKDEDFFLLDPYLDSYTMHTWLLKREWED, encoded by the exons ATGCTCACACCCGTTGCACTATTACTGCATGTGGCCCTGGCTTACG GGGTCAAATGGGGCTACACCA GCTCAGATGGAGAAAGCCACTGGCTCAAACACTTTCCATACTGTTCTGGACCTATGCAGTCACCAGTTGACTTCAAGACAGACAAACTTATCTTTGACTCATCTTTACGCCCAATTGTGCTTGAGAACTACGATCTTACAGGTCAACGCGCTCTTACGCTGAAAAATAATGGACATACAG TCCAAGTCTTACTTCCCTCGGGTATGACCGTCTCCGGCCTTCCTCAACGCTACACTGCAACTCAGCTTCACATCCACTGGGGCTCCAAAACTAATCCCCTTGGTTCGGAGCACACGGTCAACGGTAAACAGTATGCTGCTGAG CTGCACATTGTACACTACAATTCAGCAAGATACACCAATGTTTCCATGGCTTTTGACAAATCTGACGGTTTGGCTGCACTGGCTGTTTTAATTGAG ATTGGGGCCCATAATCCAAGTTTTGAAAAGATTTTACCTTATTTCAGTCAAGTTAAATACAAGT CAAACAGCCATAAAATTCCAGCATTTGACATCAGGCAGATGATGCCTCAGCGTTTGGATGAGTATTTCCGCTACGACGGCTCTCTCACATCGCCGCCTTGCTATCAAAGCGTCACGTGGACGGTGTTCAAGAATCCTGTCAGCATCTCTCAGGCTCAG TATAACATCTTGACGACAACTGTGTTTGCCAACAAAGCTGGTAAAACACCCAACGTGCCTCTTGTTAATATCTTTAGGAAAACACTCCCAATTGACAACCGTATTGTCCTGGTGTCCTTTAAGCACG GAGTGACTACCCACAAGTCAGTCACATGCACCCTCAAGAGGAAGGCAATCATTCGCCAACTGTTGGGCGGCGAAGTGGAGGAGATCATCGAAAGTGGACTCTTGCCCCTAAGCGTCAGCAAGTCACTCTACAAGGGCTACGCTCAAGCTGAATTGAAAGCACACAACACGGGATTTACGTCGGCACTTGAGAAGGCATCTAAACGGCTGGCCATGTTAAAGGACATCGCTCAGCCGACATTGGCCTTTGGTTCGTTGCTCCAGCAGAAGTCGCTTGAAATCCAACAATCAACCAACCCTAAGAGTCTTTCCGTTTCTCTCGCTGAAGCCGTTCTCCCGAAACTCAACCTCAAGAGCTTCCTGTCCTGTAAGTCGGACATCGCTCTGGCCACCGTCAAGTATCTCCTTAGCGGTCGGCCTTTGAGGGGCAAAGATGAGGATTTCTTCCTCCTTGACCCTTACCTTGATAGTTATACAATGCATACTTGGCTTTTGAAAAGGGAGTGGGAGGATTAG
- the ca12 gene encoding carbonic anhydrase 12 isoform X2, whose protein sequence is MQSPVDFKTDKLIFDSSLRPIVLENYDLTGQRALTLKNNGHTVQVLLPSGMTVSGLPQRYTATQLHIHWGSKTNPLGSEHTVNGKQYAAELHIVHYNSARYTNVSMAFDKSDGLAALAVLIEIGAHNPSFEKILPYFSQVKYKSNSHKIPAFDIRQMMPQRLDEYFRYDGSLTSPPCYQSVTWTVFKNPVSISQAQYNILTTTVFANKAGKTPNVPLVNIFRKTLPIDNRIVLVSFKHGVTTHKSVTCTLKRKAIIRQLLGGEVEEIIESGLLPLSVSKSLYKGYAQAELKAHNTGFTSALEKASKRLAMLKDIAQPTLAFGSLLQQKSLEIQQSTNPKSLSVSLAEAVLPKLNLKSFLSCKSDIALATVKYLLSGRPLRGKDEDFFLLDPYLDSYTMHTWLLKREWED, encoded by the exons ATGCAGTCACCAGTTGACTTCAAGACAGACAAACTTATCTTTGACTCATCTTTACGCCCAATTGTGCTTGAGAACTACGATCTTACAGGTCAACGCGCTCTTACGCTGAAAAATAATGGACATACAG TCCAAGTCTTACTTCCCTCGGGTATGACCGTCTCCGGCCTTCCTCAACGCTACACTGCAACTCAGCTTCACATCCACTGGGGCTCCAAAACTAATCCCCTTGGTTCGGAGCACACGGTCAACGGTAAACAGTATGCTGCTGAG CTGCACATTGTACACTACAATTCAGCAAGATACACCAATGTTTCCATGGCTTTTGACAAATCTGACGGTTTGGCTGCACTGGCTGTTTTAATTGAG ATTGGGGCCCATAATCCAAGTTTTGAAAAGATTTTACCTTATTTCAGTCAAGTTAAATACAAGT CAAACAGCCATAAAATTCCAGCATTTGACATCAGGCAGATGATGCCTCAGCGTTTGGATGAGTATTTCCGCTACGACGGCTCTCTCACATCGCCGCCTTGCTATCAAAGCGTCACGTGGACGGTGTTCAAGAATCCTGTCAGCATCTCTCAGGCTCAG TATAACATCTTGACGACAACTGTGTTTGCCAACAAAGCTGGTAAAACACCCAACGTGCCTCTTGTTAATATCTTTAGGAAAACACTCCCAATTGACAACCGTATTGTCCTGGTGTCCTTTAAGCACG GAGTGACTACCCACAAGTCAGTCACATGCACCCTCAAGAGGAAGGCAATCATTCGCCAACTGTTGGGCGGCGAAGTGGAGGAGATCATCGAAAGTGGACTCTTGCCCCTAAGCGTCAGCAAGTCACTCTACAAGGGCTACGCTCAAGCTGAATTGAAAGCACACAACACGGGATTTACGTCGGCACTTGAGAAGGCATCTAAACGGCTGGCCATGTTAAAGGACATCGCTCAGCCGACATTGGCCTTTGGTTCGTTGCTCCAGCAGAAGTCGCTTGAAATCCAACAATCAACCAACCCTAAGAGTCTTTCCGTTTCTCTCGCTGAAGCCGTTCTCCCGAAACTCAACCTCAAGAGCTTCCTGTCCTGTAAGTCGGACATCGCTCTGGCCACCGTCAAGTATCTCCTTAGCGGTCGGCCTTTGAGGGGCAAAGATGAGGATTTCTTCCTCCTTGACCCTTACCTTGATAGTTATACAATGCATACTTGGCTTTTGAAAAGGGAGTGGGAGGATTAG